The following coding sequences are from one Candidatus Nitrosopumilus sp. SW window:
- a CDS encoding S8 family serine peptidase — translation MPKAAIFFSILLLSSFLVNSYAFTGDDVLFQDDSNEIEFHSQIIDINSNFFVENNFKRYLIFGSHFQNLDHIKNNAIYGIQSDNGFFYVSLLSEKNASLLATQGIHVIEDSKLEFHSSNNEILDASRIGEITGSTNAKQNYNASGNGTVIAIVDTGVDFSNPDIQHSLARDQINHPIMLDPDGQGIILTNATFFAYIDENEIIRNYTKPIPSHMTSSAYVTKEGVFLDISQEGKGSEIPIYNSFFPQIGSTPIFNGTLSNDMKIGEDNRNYIKSKSGQYHLGVIYQGGLSGPLAKIQVVPVLVVDSFIPGVYDTIIPDMSTSWEDYTRFDLPSGQRANYDFDFTDEKPIVLGSGKEFLVFDSNGDGVNDYSAGTIGAQVLDVYGVIRNNSTEIDDTLNAVNGTLLPALDPDGEFFGVMTDFMGHGTSSAASITSRGHETYNIYNDTKKYSIIGVAPDAKILPVKALWFGDTVYAWLWSAGFENEHNNWKFSGKPRADIISNSWGVSTFPSFKSSPGFDVLSLIQSMLATPHSLDDDYPGVVMVSSAGNSGHGYGTIGLPNASPFGIAVGATTNNVFVGYGPFKDQPRFGNTTDHYNHVVDFSSRGPTSIGDPKPDIMSIGAHGFVPSNVIKTQKDSKDESFSLFGGTSMAAPLVSGSAAILIEEMNKQYQNYDSFMIKNILMSTAVDLNNDPFTQGSGLANVNSALDYVHGKNGVFIVTNENSYDNIKKILEPSIENFNHTAVGFEQFKLPSHSLLMTSWFGGQLTAGERTTATFTITNPTDDEIFVDVKPKTISLIKHTQFNGTTFPRQQDSIMNKTDTFIPNYVKLSDVKPQEDLKDFFDEEKPIPDESSLMILNVNFPFDHFMNNTSDVYADDLKISSLYLYDWLDNNNDTKITSDEISLVNRGGSWGTVQEIRISEPNEKFDGVPLVGVYPVPTRYSYWLGNTNQNSTSIDYTISASYYQNDKWTMLWPESETISVPPNDTSTVDVTLVTPTDLQTGVYQGFLNFQSDMHEVNAPVSFVIKEPVTENDSTIIIHGKQSDDVIYGNGYTKGAFDMVNRYMAGDWRQYYFDVQNEFVNSAAIEISWISDDTNLAVFVMDPLGQIIQTNVPSGVFGHFLGWPSLDWLGNTPFSQGGGFFPVKNKDDTSTVLYVPINQTGTYTLLTHSTLFGGNSTTEPITLAAKFTNISPEMMSQDTEIITEDVLSSDLEKITENETISTGEKSISKETIVISDESDYLLLVGIGIGITIGIAIGIVSIIVIRQKSTK, via the coding sequence ATGCCCAAAGCGGCTATTTTCTTTTCAATCCTTCTTCTATCTAGTTTTTTGGTGAATTCATATGCATTTACTGGTGATGATGTATTATTTCAAGATGATTCAAATGAAATAGAATTTCATTCTCAAATTATAGATATTAATTCAAATTTTTTTGTTGAAAATAATTTTAAACGCTATTTGATTTTTGGATCACATTTTCAAAATCTTGATCATATAAAAAATAACGCAATATATGGAATTCAATCTGATAATGGATTTTTTTATGTTTCACTTTTATCTGAAAAAAATGCTTCATTATTAGCAACGCAAGGTATCCATGTAATTGAAGATTCGAAACTTGAATTTCACTCCTCAAATAATGAAATATTGGATGCATCAAGAATTGGTGAAATAACTGGCTCAACTAACGCAAAACAAAATTACAATGCATCCGGAAATGGTACTGTCATTGCAATTGTAGATACAGGAGTCGACTTTTCAAATCCTGATATTCAACATTCGCTTGCAAGAGACCAAATTAACCATCCAATTATGCTTGATCCTGATGGTCAAGGAATTATTCTAACAAATGCAACTTTTTTTGCATATATTGATGAAAATGAAATAATTCGAAATTACACTAAACCAATTCCATCACACATGACTTCTTCAGCATATGTGACAAAAGAAGGAGTGTTTCTTGATATTTCTCAAGAAGGCAAAGGTAGTGAAATCCCAATTTACAATTCATTCTTTCCACAAATAGGCTCTACTCCAATTTTTAATGGTACTCTGTCAAATGACATGAAAATTGGAGAAGATAATCGAAACTACATAAAATCAAAAAGTGGCCAATACCATCTTGGAGTTATTTATCAAGGAGGACTAAGTGGACCTCTTGCCAAAATCCAAGTTGTTCCGGTACTTGTCGTTGATTCTTTTATTCCAGGAGTTTATGATACAATAATTCCTGATATGAGTACTTCTTGGGAAGACTATACTAGATTTGATTTGCCATCTGGTCAAAGAGCAAATTATGATTTTGATTTCACTGATGAAAAACCAATAGTTTTGGGAAGTGGAAAAGAGTTTCTAGTTTTTGATTCAAATGGAGATGGAGTAAATGATTATAGTGCTGGTACCATTGGTGCTCAAGTTTTAGATGTTTATGGCGTTATTAGAAACAATTCTACTGAAATTGATGATACACTAAATGCAGTTAATGGAACACTTTTGCCTGCATTGGATCCTGATGGTGAATTCTTTGGGGTAATGACTGATTTTATGGGACATGGTACTTCCAGTGCTGCATCAATTACATCTCGTGGACACGAAACATACAACATTTACAATGACACCAAAAAGTATTCAATAATTGGTGTTGCACCTGATGCAAAAATTTTACCAGTAAAGGCATTATGGTTTGGTGATACCGTTTATGCATGGTTATGGTCTGCAGGATTTGAAAATGAACATAACAATTGGAAATTTTCTGGAAAACCTAGAGCCGACATAATTTCTAATAGCTGGGGAGTTTCAACCTTTCCATCATTCAAATCATCACCTGGATTTGATGTTTTGTCATTAATTCAAAGTATGCTCGCAACCCCTCATTCACTTGATGATGATTATCCTGGAGTTGTAATGGTTTCTAGTGCTGGAAACTCTGGTCATGGTTATGGGACAATTGGATTGCCAAATGCATCTCCATTTGGAATAGCAGTTGGAGCTACTACCAATAATGTTTTTGTTGGATATGGACCATTCAAAGATCAGCCAAGATTTGGTAATACTACTGATCATTATAATCATGTAGTTGATTTCTCTAGTAGAGGACCAACATCAATTGGTGATCCAAAACCTGACATCATGAGTATTGGAGCTCATGGATTTGTTCCATCAAATGTAATAAAAACCCAAAAAGATTCAAAGGATGAATCATTTTCATTATTTGGAGGAACTAGTATGGCTGCACCATTAGTTTCTGGAAGTGCTGCAATTTTGATTGAAGAGATGAATAAACAATATCAAAACTATGATTCATTCATGATAAAAAACATCTTAATGTCTACTGCAGTTGATCTGAATAATGATCCTTTTACTCAAGGCTCCGGTTTGGCAAATGTTAATTCTGCTTTAGATTATGTTCATGGAAAAAATGGTGTGTTTATAGTTACTAATGAAAACTCTTATGATAATATTAAAAAAATTCTTGAACCCTCAATTGAAAACTTTAATCACACCGCAGTAGGTTTTGAACAATTCAAACTTCCTTCACATTCACTTCTAATGACAAGTTGGTTTGGAGGACAATTAACTGCAGGAGAACGAACTACTGCAACTTTTACCATAACTAATCCCACAGATGATGAAATATTTGTTGATGTAAAACCAAAAACTATCTCTTTGATTAAACATACTCAATTTAATGGAACAACATTTCCCCGTCAACAAGATTCTATCATGAACAAAACTGATACATTTATTCCAAATTATGTAAAATTATCTGATGTAAAACCTCAAGAAGACTTGAAAGATTTTTTTGATGAAGAAAAACCAATCCCTGATGAATCCTCTTTAATGATTCTAAATGTGAATTTTCCTTTTGATCATTTTATGAATAACACTTCTGATGTTTATGCTGATGATCTCAAAATTTCTTCATTATACTTGTATGATTGGCTTGATAATAACAATGATACAAAAATTACTAGCGATGAAATATCTTTGGTTAACAGAGGTGGTTCTTGGGGAACTGTCCAAGAAATAAGAATTTCTGAACCCAATGAAAAATTTGATGGTGTACCATTAGTTGGTGTTTATCCAGTTCCCACACGATATTCTTACTGGTTAGGAAACACAAATCAAAATTCAACTTCAATAGACTATACAATCTCTGCAAGTTATTATCAAAATGATAAATGGACTATGTTATGGCCTGAATCTGAAACAATATCTGTTCCTCCTAACGATACTTCTACTGTTGATGTAACCTTAGTAACTCCAACTGATTTACAAACTGGTGTATATCAAGGATTTTTGAATTTTCAAAGTGACATGCATGAAGTAAATGCACCAGTATCATTTGTAATTAAAGAACCTGTAACAGAAAATGATTCAACGATTATCATTCATGGAAAACAAAGTGATGATGTTATTTATGGAAATGGATACACCAAAGGAGCATTTGATATGGTTAATCGTTACATGGCAGGTGATTGGCGACAATATTACTTTGATGTACAAAATGAATTTGTAAATTCTGCTGCTATTGAAATATCTTGGATTAGTGATGACACAAATTTAGCTGTATTTGTCATGGATCCTTTAGGACAAATCATTCAAACTAACGTTCCATCTGGAGTGTTTGGACATTTTCTTGGATGGCCATCCCTTGATTGGTTAGGAAACACTCCATTTAGTCAAGGTGGCGGATTTTTCCCAGTGAAAAACAAAGATGACACATCAACTGTATTGTATGTACCAATTAATCAAACTGGCACTTACACATTATTGACACACTCTACATTATTTGGAGGAAATTCTACAACTGAACCAATTACCCTTGCAGCCAAATTTACAAACATTTCACCTGAAATGATGTCTCAAGATACTGAAATCATAACTGAGGATGTTTTATCTTCTGACTTGGAAAAAATTACTGAAAATGAAACTATTTCCACTGGCGAAAAATCTATTTCAAAAGAAACCATCGTTATATCTGATGAGTCTGATTATTTACTTTTGGTAGGAATTGGAATAGGAATTACTATTGGAATTGCGATCGGAATTGTTTCTATCATTGTAATTCGACAAAAATCTACAAAGTGA
- a CDS encoding twin-arginine translocation signal domain-containing protein yields the protein MSEVGTKKSAGLSRRDFLKLMGAAGTGLAFAPFVPFGNFMPNPNQASLEKVPVILPDGTQANINTYPINHAEVITYPATGDAALDAEAFRKWQFIRLPEELGGGKNDVSAFRAFSMICLHLWCLWKYWPDDGRKRGECPCHGSMYDPVSGTAFVGPASVQAAPSNTLPKLTLEADADGLVYIMPPKFNAQENGVIGYGRFA from the coding sequence ATGTCAGAGGTGGGGACGAAAAAGTCTGCCGGATTATCCCGAAGAGACTTTCTAAAGTTAATGGGTGCAGCAGGAACTGGTTTAGCTTTTGCTCCATTTGTCCCATTTGGTAATTTCATGCCAAACCCAAATCAGGCTTCACTTGAGAAAGTGCCTGTTATTTTGCCTGATGGCACTCAAGCAAACATTAACACTTATCCAATTAATCATGCTGAAGTCATTACCTATCCTGCAACAGGTGATGCAGCACTTGATGCTGAAGCATTTCGTAAATGGCAATTCATCAGACTTCCTGAAGAACTAGGTGGTGGAAAAAATGATGTTTCTGCATTTAGAGCTTTTAGTATGATCTGTCTTCATCTTTGGTGTTTGTGGAAATATTGGCCTGATGATGGAAGAAAAAGAGGTGAATGTCCTTGTCACGGAAGTATGTATGATCCTGTTTCTGGAACAGCATTTGTTGGTCCTGCATCAGTACAAGCTGCACCATCAAACACTTTACCTAAACTTACTTTGGAAGCTGATGCTGATGGATTGGTCTATATCATGCCACCAAAGTTTAATGCACAAGAAAATGGAGTAATTGGATATGGCCGTTTCGCTTGA